From Cyanobium sp. ATX 6F1, a single genomic window includes:
- a CDS encoding glycosyltransferase family 2 protein, with translation MDQDYNGPDLLSSLTILIPTWDRPAEVSSRLQEINKFFGANTCVVVQVNPGLYNSDDIDVPASMANTAIFENAVNHGFVVNILQGLGSVSTEYVWILGDDDLLRSDAYELISMAIEKCSTFSASAAIFNHFSEPFDSKWFHVRTFHNFSVVSGFSDCLFISANIWKAKYLRENLEILVDYSFTRVSQAIIHIVSLCESRNSLMICRGKLINTRPEIRWSRLDYLDRILAMFAHPVIHKNKILVDSFVWPGCYWAFCSAQEEVVVEHSLGSNWWNLVFRHVSHSCQVQGPLVAMLRFSSLILVRIDVYKKVMIIRMSLGWLRRRIFTATSIFTA, from the coding sequence ATGGATCAAGATTACAATGGGCCTGATTTATTATCAAGTCTCACAATCTTAATACCCACCTGGGATCGACCGGCAGAGGTATCAAGCAGGCTGCAAGAGATAAATAAGTTTTTTGGCGCCAATACATGTGTTGTCGTTCAAGTTAATCCTGGACTGTATAACTCAGATGATATAGATGTGCCTGCGTCAATGGCAAACACGGCGATATTTGAAAATGCTGTTAATCACGGATTTGTTGTTAATATATTGCAAGGACTTGGCTCCGTTTCAACCGAATATGTCTGGATCCTTGGGGATGACGATCTCCTGAGGAGTGATGCATATGAGCTAATAAGTATGGCAATAGAGAAATGCAGTACATTCTCGGCTAGCGCTGCAATTTTTAATCATTTTTCTGAACCTTTTGATAGTAAGTGGTTTCATGTAAGAACTTTTCACAACTTTTCTGTTGTTTCTGGATTCTCTGATTGCCTATTTATATCAGCTAACATTTGGAAGGCGAAGTATCTACGGGAAAATCTAGAAATCCTAGTCGACTATTCCTTCACGCGAGTTTCGCAAGCAATTATTCATATCGTTTCACTATGTGAGAGTCGCAACTCATTGATGATATGTAGAGGAAAGTTGATCAACACACGGCCCGAAATTCGATGGAGTCGCTTGGACTATTTGGATCGAATACTGGCAATGTTTGCACATCCGGTGATACATAAAAATAAGATTCTCGTTGATTCATTTGTATGGCCTGGATGCTATTGGGCCTTTTGTTCTGCTCAGGAAGAAGTAGTGGTTGAACATTCATTGGGCTCCAATTGGTGGAATTTGGTGTTTAGGCACGTCAGCCACTCTTGCCAAGTGCAAGGCCCGCTCGTTGCTATGCTGAGGTTTTCTAGCCTGATTCTAGTGCGAATTGATGTTTATAAAAAAGTAATGATAATAAGAATGTCTCTGGGTTGGCTAAGAAGACGCATATTTACTGCAACTAGTATATTTACTGCATAA
- a CDS encoding type II toxin-antitoxin system VapC family toxin, with protein sequence MVISELRRRERHRGVVSWLSGQRSEDLFLSVITLGEIERGISRKRSQDPAFAARLSSWLDGLLQAYGQRILPVDLAIARRWGSLSAKLGHGGADLMIAATALERRLTVVTRNLEHFQPTGVATLNPWHQDPISVE encoded by the coding sequence ATGGTGATCTCGGAACTCAGGCGCCGGGAGCGCCATCGCGGGGTGGTGTCGTGGTTGTCGGGCCAACGCAGCGAGGATCTCTTCCTGAGCGTGATCACCCTCGGCGAGATTGAGCGGGGCATCAGCAGGAAGCGTTCGCAGGATCCGGCCTTTGCCGCACGACTTTCGAGCTGGCTGGATGGATTGTTGCAGGCCTATGGGCAACGCATCCTCCCTGTTGACCTGGCCATCGCCCGGCGATGGGGAAGCTTGTCGGCCAAGCTGGGCCACGGCGGTGCTGACCTGATGATCGCGGCGACGGCCCTGGAGCGGCGCCTCACGGTGGTGACCCGAAATCTGGAGCACTTTCAGCCCACGGGTGTGGCCACCTTGAATCCCTGGCATCAGGACCCCATCAGCGTTGAATAA
- a CDS encoding type II toxin-antitoxin system Phd/YefM family antitoxin: MNRPVWTLQDAKNRFSAVVEAALAGTPQMVTRRGRLVSVVISADAFERLSRLEQAMAPSLPALLMEIPQDDEAFERLEINARELECS; the protein is encoded by the coding sequence GTGAACCGTCCCGTCTGGACGCTCCAGGACGCCAAGAACCGTTTCAGTGCCGTCGTGGAGGCCGCCCTGGCTGGCACACCCCAGATGGTCACGCGCCGAGGGCGCCTGGTCAGTGTGGTGATCTCAGCCGATGCGTTCGAGCGGCTGAGCCGCCTGGAACAGGCGATGGCCCCCTCCTTGCCCGCCCTGCTGATGGAGATCCCCCAGGACGATGAAGCCTTTGAGCGGCTGGAGATCAACGCCCGCGAACTGGAATGTTCCTGA
- a CDS encoding Uma2 family endonuclease — protein MTFTTSPATSLSFDAPAPLRLPADLPLTPEQFALVCSENREAVLELAADGRVISMTPTGSETGARNSRLVMRLLLWADQHGGWKVFDSCAGFLLPDGSVLSPDASMVRTERWESLTPKQRRGFAPLCPDLVVELASPSDQGPRGISALRRKLAAYQANGAQLGWLLLPEEQAVEIWPAHGEMQRLEGARELDGGDGLPGLRLNLAEIWQA, from the coding sequence ATGACGTTCACCACCAGCCCAGCCACCAGCCTCTCGTTTGATGCCCCGGCTCCGCTGCGGTTGCCTGCTGATCTGCCACTCACGCCTGAGCAGTTCGCGCTGGTGTGCTCCGAAAACCGTGAGGCGGTGCTGGAGCTGGCCGCCGATGGCCGCGTGATCTCGATGACCCCGACAGGAAGCGAAACCGGCGCCCGAAACTCCCGGCTGGTGATGCGCCTGCTCCTCTGGGCCGATCAGCACGGCGGCTGGAAGGTGTTCGACAGCTGTGCAGGCTTCCTCCTTCCCGATGGTTCGGTGCTCAGCCCCGACGCTTCCATGGTGCGCACGGAGCGCTGGGAGTCGCTCACCCCAAAGCAGCGCCGTGGCTTCGCGCCCCTCTGCCCCGATCTGGTGGTGGAGCTGGCCAGCCCCAGCGATCAGGGTCCCCGTGGCATCAGCGCCCTGCGGCGCAAGCTGGCCGCCTACCAGGCCAACGGCGCCCAGCTGGGCTGGTTGCTGCTACCCGAGGAGCAGGCCGTGGAGATCTGGCCAGCCCATGGTGAGATGCAGCGACTGGAGGGTGCCAGAGAACTTGATGGTGGCGATGGGCTGCCGGGGCTTCGCTTGAACCTCGCGGAGATCTGGCAGGCCTGA
- a CDS encoding type II toxin-antitoxin system VapC family toxin: MPRGFDAFFARPDLHWVELTRSVVEAATELRLSYGLRTPDALQAACCQLLGRNQAWMLTGDAAFQRLEGLEVRLLA; encoded by the coding sequence ATGCCGCGTGGGTTTGATGCCTTCTTTGCAAGGCCTGATCTGCATTGGGTGGAACTCACCCGTTCGGTGGTGGAAGCCGCGACTGAGCTGAGGTTGAGCTACGGCCTGCGCACACCCGACGCCCTGCAGGCAGCCTGCTGTCAGCTGCTGGGACGAAACCAGGCATGGATGCTCACAGGAGATGCGGCGTTCCAGAGGCTGGAGGGGCTTGAGGTGCGGCTGCTGGCTTAA
- a CDS encoding HEPN domain-containing protein, with amino-acid sequence MNARPQAWLSQANNDLAMARLATDNGFHAQACYFAAQAAEKALKGALLELGREPPHTHVLPDLVAALRDQGVDVDELVELPLKALTRMTITSRNPIDATPPSELFESSDAVQALATAGAVIALLERLDQPAP; translated from the coding sequence ATGAACGCTCGCCCCCAGGCCTGGCTAAGTCAGGCGAACAATGATCTGGCGATGGCCCGTCTGGCCACGGACAACGGATTTCACGCCCAGGCCTGTTACTTCGCCGCCCAGGCGGCGGAGAAAGCACTCAAGGGTGCCCTGTTGGAACTGGGACGGGAGCCGCCGCATACTCATGTGCTTCCTGATCTGGTGGCGGCGCTTCGGGATCAGGGTGTGGACGTGGACGAGCTGGTGGAGTTACCCCTGAAAGCGCTCACGCGGATGACGATCACCAGCCGCAACCCGATCGACGCAACGCCGCCATCGGAGCTGTTCGAGAGCAGCGATGCGGTTCAGGCCCTGGCAACGGCAGGGGCGGTGATTGCGTTGCTGGAGCGGTTGGATCAACCCGCACCCTGA
- a CDS encoding nucleotidyltransferase domain-containing protein, producing MPISTRSTFAKLREGVQERFEVALRERVQASLEATPLEPGGGVEVLLFGSRARGDWDGCSDTDLLVVADTQVQADGVADALLDAGLGADVIALSRGRWQAMARGDSPHWRRIFREARPLVVHRP from the coding sequence ATGCCCATTTCCACCCGTTCCACCTTCGCGAAGCTCCGCGAGGGTGTCCAGGAACGCTTTGAGGTGGCGCTCAGGGAGCGGGTACAGGCGAGCCTGGAGGCCACCCCACTGGAGCCCGGAGGGGGCGTCGAGGTCTTGCTGTTTGGCTCGAGGGCCCGTGGTGACTGGGACGGTTGTTCCGACACCGATCTGCTGGTGGTGGCTGATACCCAGGTGCAGGCTGATGGCGTGGCGGATGCCCTGCTGGACGCAGGGCTCGGTGCCGATGTGATCGCCCTCAGCCGCGGGCGCTGGCAGGCCATGGCCAGGGGCGATTCGCCCCATTGGCGCAGGATCTTCCGGGAGGCCCGTCCGTTGGTGGTCCACAGACCATGA